One genomic segment of Sebastes fasciatus isolate fSebFas1 chromosome 17, fSebFas1.pri, whole genome shotgun sequence includes these proteins:
- the top2b gene encoding DNA topoisomerase 2-beta isoform X3: MSKTADPKIKFFDGEDFTCVTFQPDLSKFQMEKLDKDIVALLTRRAYDIAGSCRGVKVTLNGKKLPITGFRSYVDMYVKDKVDETGVALKVVNETVNDRWEVCLTLSEKGFQQIGFVNSIATTKGGRHVDYVVDQIVSKLIEVVKKKNKAGVTVKPFQVKNHIWVFVNALIENPTFDSQTKENMTLQTKSFGSKCPLSEKFIRAATNCGIVESILNWVKFKAQTQLNKKCSSVKYSKIKGIPKLDDANDAGGKHSAECTLILTEGDSAKSLAVSGLGVIGRDRYGVFPLRGKILNVREATHKQIMENAEINNIIKIVGLQYKKSYDDPESLRTLRYGRIMIMTDQDQDGSHIKGLLINFFHHNWPSLLKHTFLEEFITPIVKATKSKQEMTFYSIPEFDEWKKNTDNYKTWHIKYYKGLGTSTSKEAKEYFADMEKHRITFRYSGAEDDAAITLAFSKKKTDDRKEWLTNFMEDRRQRRMHGLPEQYLYGTQARHLSYNDFINKELILFSNSDNERSIPSLVDGLKPGQRKVLFTCLKRNDKREVKVAQLAGSVAEMSAYHHGEQALMMTIVNLAQNFVGSNNANILQPLGQFGTRINGGKDAASPRYIFTMLSTIAKLLFPSGDSNLLKFLWDDNQKVEPEWYIPIIPMVLVNGAEGIGTGWACKIPNYDVREIVNNINRMLNHQDPLPMLPSYKNFKGVIHELGQNQFLVSGEVSVIDRTTIEITELPVRTWTQAYKESVLEPMLQGTDKTPALINDYKEYHTDTTVKFVVRMSEEKLTQAESVGLHKVFKLQSSLTCNSMVLFDHMGCLKRYDSVQDILREFFELRLHYYKLRKDWLLGSLGAEAAKLSNQARFVLEKIEGKVSIENKAKRELIRMLIQKGFESDPVTAWTKSQEKAQEEDYRDGNESDGSVDSGSSSGPNFNYILNMPLWCLTKEKVDELLKQRDHKRSELSDLQKKCPEDLWKEDLAVFVEELAKVEAQEREDQSMGKAVKMVKGKVGKPKAKKLNLEETMPSPYGRRVEPPTQAIRSDAAKKMTKKKKSDIDPAVKMEFDEDGLGVEEKTGENSVVKPKTPRAKREKKEPGTPRVRKTPVPKGTPAKKVKKRNPWSEDDSKSDSDVEDSQPIIPRETKSQRASASKPKYTFDFSEEEADEEENGDDDVASSPVRSFKDDFTSSETKERFNDHIDDEDEEDNEDSYSAPKQKTTPATPVAKKKETASSIFSSKSAFSEKSNDSDGSKSDSDDGVGRVFSTYSSSSAFDKLSPAKKGVAAKKPSDATPKPKKTPSPKAKKPDKSIWDSDSDTGSKKPASASASSLKGKGRGGRKRKGSGSEDEYSPMKKMAKPAGRKPQKPPSDDEDDDSNSLSAMGSMGAMGAMGAMGAASRDRPGRAKKEVKYFVESDNGGEDDDDDMFD, from the exons ATGAGCAAGACTGCTGACCCCAAGATCAAGTTCTTTGACGGGGAAGATTTCACCTGCGTGACGTTCCAGCCGGACCTGTCCAAGTTCCAGATGGAGAAACTGGACAAGGACATTGTAGCACTTCTTACCCGCAGAGCATATGATATAGCCGGTTCCTGCAGGGGGGTTAAAGTCACGCTGAACGGGAAAAAATTACCC ATCACTGGCTTCCGCAGCTACGTGGATATGTATGTGAAGGACAAAGTGGACGAGACGGGTGTCGCTCTGAAGGTGGTGAATGAGACTGTGAATGATCGTTGGGAGGTTTGCCTCACGCTCAGCGAGAAGGGGTTCCAACAAATCGGCTTCGTCAACAGCATCGCCACTACCAAG GGCGGAAGACACGTTGACTACGTGGTGGACCAGATAGTGTCCAAACTTATTGAagtggtgaagaagaagaacaaggcGGGAGTGACCGTCAAACCCTTCCAG GTGAAGAACCACATCTGGGTGTTTGTGAACGCACTGATCGAGAATCCCACCTTTGACTCCCAGACCAAAGAGAACATGACACTCCAGACCAAGAGCTTCGGGTCCAAGTGTCCTCTGTCGGAAAAGTTCATCAGGGCT GCAACCAACTGTGGGATCGTTGAGAGTATTCTCAACTGGGTGAAGTTCAAAGCTCAGACGCAGCTGAATAAGAAGTGCTCATCTGTGAAGTACAGCAAGATCAAAGGCATCCCCAAGCTGGACGACGCCAACGATGCCG GTGGCAAACACTCCGCGGAATGCACGCTCATCCTCACTGAGGGAGACTCGGCCAAGTCACTGGCCGTCTCTGGACTGGGAGTCATCGGGCGCGATCGCTACGGAGTGTTCCCGTTGAGAGGAAAGATTCTGAACGTGCGAGAGGCGACGCACAAGCAG atCATGGAAAATGCTGAGATCAACAATATCATCAAAATCGTTGGCCTCCAGTACAAGAAGAGCTACGACGACCCCGAGTCACTGAGGACTCTGCGCTACGGCAGGATCATGATCATGACCGATCAG GATCAAGACGGCTCCCATATCAAAGGTCTGCTCATCAACTTCTTCCACCACAACTGGCCGTCCctactgaaacacacattcCTGGAGGAGTTTATCACACCCATCGTCAAA GCAACCAAGAGCAAGCAGGAGATGAccttctacagcattccagagTTTGATGAGTGGAAGAAAAATACAGACAACTATAAAACCTGGCATATAAAGTACTACAAAG GTTTGGGTACAAGTACAAGCAAAGAGGCAAAGGAGTACTTtgctgacatggagaagcatcGCATCACATTCAGATACAGCGGTGCAGAGGACGACGCTGCCATTACCCTG GCCTTCAGTAAGAAGAAGACGGACGACAGGAAGGAGTGGCTGACTAACTTCATGGAAGACAGACGCCAGAGGAGGATGCACGGCCTGCCGGAG CAATACCTGTATGGAACTCAGGCCAGGCACCTCTCCTACAACGATTTCATCAACAAAGAGCTGATTCTGTTCTCCAACTCTGACAACGAGAGATCCATCCCATCCTTGGTTGACG GTTTAAAGCCAGGCCAGAGGAAGGTGCTGTTCACCTGCTTGAAAAGGAACGACAAGAGGGAAGTGAAGGTAGCACAGCTGGCCGGTTCAGTGGCTGAGATGTCTGCCTACCATCACGGAGAG CAAGCTCTCATGATGACCATCGTGAACTTGGCCCAGAACTTTGTGGGCAGCAACAACGCGAACATCCTGCAGCCACTGGGTCAGTTTGGTACTCGCATCAATGGAGGCAAAGACGCTGCCAGCCCTCGTTACATCTTCACCATGCTCAG TACAATTGCCAAGCTGTTGTTCCCGTCGGGGGATTCCAACCTGCTCAAGTTCCTGTGGGATGACAACCAGAAGGTGGAGCCTGAGTGGTACATTCCCATCATTCCCATGGTGCTGGTGAACGGCGCCGAGGGCATCGGAACAGGCTGGGCGTGTAAGATCCCCAACTACGACGTCCGAGAGATCGTCAACAACATCAACCGCATGCTCAACCACCAGGACCCCCTGCCAATG CTTCCCAGCTACAAAAACTTCAAAGGGGTGATCCATGAACTGGGTCAGAACCAGTTCCTGGTCAGTGGAGAGGTGTCGGTCATTGACAGAACCACCATCGAGATCACAGAGCTTCCTGTTCGGACATGGACACAG GCGTATAAGGAGTCTGTGCTGGAGCCGATGCTGCAGGGCACCGACAAAACACCAGCTCTCATCAATGATTATAAGGAATACCACACTGATACCACAGTGAAGTTCGTGGTTCGCATGTCTGAGGAGAAACTCACTCAGGCCGAGTCCGTCGGCCTTCACAAAGTCTTCAAGCTGCAGTCCAGCCTGACCTGCAACTCCATG GTGCTGTTTGACCACATGGGCTGTCTGAAGAGGTACGATTCAGTCCAGGACATCCTCAGAGAGTTCTTCGAGCTCCGCCTGCACTACTACAAGCTGAGGAAGGACTGGTTACTGGGCAGCCTGGGAGCCGAGGCCGCCAAACTGTCCAACCAGGCTCGCTTTGTACTGGAGAAGATCGAAGGAAAAGTTTCAATCG AGAACAAAGCCAAGCGTGAACTGATCCGAATGCTCATCCAGAAGGGCTTCGAGTCCGATCCAGTGACTGCCTGGACCAAGTCTCAGGAAAAG GCTCAGGAGGAAGATTACCGCGACGGGAACGAAAGCGACGGCTCGGTGGACTCCGGCTCATCGTCGGGGCCCAACTTCAACTACATTCTCAACATGCCTCTGTGGTGCCTCACTAAAGAGAAGGTGGATGAGCTGCTCAAACAGAGGGACCACAAG AGATCCGAGCTGAGTGATCTCCAGAAGAAATGTCCAGAGGATCTGTGGAAGGAGGACTTGGCGGTGTTCGTCGAGGAGCTGGCT AAAGTGGAGGCCCAGGAGCGAGAGGACCAGAGTATGGGAAAGGCCGTCAAGATGGTGAAGGGGAAAGTGGGCAAACCTAAAGCGAAGAAGTTGAACCTGGAGGAGACCATGCCCTCGCCGTACGGTCGCAGGGTGGAGCCTCCGACTCAGGCGATCAGATCGGACGCAGCCAagaaaatgaccaaaaagaagAAG agtgACATAGATCCAGCGGTGAAGATGGAGTTTGATGAGGATGGTTTGGGCGTTGAGGAGAAAACGGGAGAAAACTCTGTAGTCAAACCAAAAACTCCTCGTGccaagagagagaagaaagagccCG GAACTCCCAGAGTGAGAAAAACTCCAGTGCCTAAAGGTACCCCCGCTAAGAAGGTGAAGAAGAGAAACCCCTGGTCTGAGGACGACTCCAAGTCGGACTCTGACGTGGAGGACAGTCAGCCCATCATCCCCAGAGAGACCAAGTCCCAGAGGGCATCAG CTTCCAAGCCAAAATACACGTTTGACTTctcggaggaggaggcggacgAAGAGGAGAACGGCGACGACGACGTGGCCTCTTCTCCGGTGAGGTCGTTTAAAGATGACTTCACTTCCTCTGAGACCAAGGAGCGCTTCAACGACCATATTGATGACGAAGACGAGGAGGATAACGAAGACTCCTACTCTGCTCCCAAACAAAAGACCAC GCCTGCTACACCCGTAGCTAAAAAGAAAGAGACAGCCAGCAGCATCTTCTCATCCAAGTCCGCCTTCTCTGAAAAAAGCAATGACAGCG ATGGATCCAAGTCTGACAGCGACGACGGCGTCGGCCGTGTGTTCTCCACCTACTCCAGCAGCTCTGCATTTGACAAACTATCGCCAGCAAAGAAAG GTGTAGCAGCTAAGAAGCCGTCTGATGCTACTCCCAAACCTAAGAAGACACCATCGCCAAAAGCAAAGAAACCAGATAAATCCATCTGGGACTCCGACTCTGACACCGGGTCCAAGAAgccagcatcagcatcagcatcttctcttaaag GTAAAGGCagaggggggaggaagaggaagggctCTGGCTCTGAAGATGAGTACAGTCCAATGAAGAAAATGGCAAAACCTGCGGGCAGA